Proteins from one Candidatus Binatia bacterium genomic window:
- the eda gene encoding bifunctional 4-hydroxy-2-oxoglutarate aldolase/2-dehydro-3-deoxy-phosphogluconate aldolase, which produces MTWSKQTALARIGDVGLVPIIRTVSAEDAWRAAQAIVAAGIGIVEITMGVPNAIEVIERIATQYGDDVLPGAGTILDADTCRAAISAGAEFIVAPNFDARVVDATLQCGKVSIPGALTPTEVVTAWHGGADMIKIFPCGPVGGAQYIRALKGPFPQIHFIPTGGITLESIPEFIKAGVAAVGVGGDLLARRPSRQGEPDAVGANASALLAAVRSARAANACRDQPTHG; this is translated from the coding sequence ATGACCTGGTCGAAACAGACGGCACTGGCACGGATCGGCGACGTGGGGCTGGTACCCATCATTCGGACGGTCTCGGCGGAAGATGCTTGGCGCGCGGCGCAGGCCATCGTCGCCGCCGGCATTGGTATCGTCGAGATCACCATGGGCGTACCGAATGCCATCGAGGTCATCGAACGGATCGCCACACAATACGGCGACGACGTGCTGCCCGGTGCCGGAACGATTCTGGACGCCGACACCTGCCGGGCGGCGATCTCCGCCGGGGCTGAATTCATCGTCGCCCCGAACTTCGATGCCCGGGTGGTCGATGCCACCCTTCAATGCGGCAAGGTGTCCATACCAGGTGCCCTGACCCCCACCGAAGTGGTGACGGCATGGCACGGCGGCGCCGACATGATCAAAATCTTTCCCTGCGGCCCGGTTGGCGGTGCGCAGTACATCCGGGCGTTGAAGGGCCCCTTTCCTCAGATTCATTTCATCCCGACCGGGGGAATCACGCTGGAGAGCATCCCGGAGTTCATCAAAGCCGGAGTTGCGGCAGTAGGCGTCGGCGGAGACCTCCTGGCCAGGCGTCCATCCCGCCAGGGCGAACCAGACGCGGTCGGCGCCAACGCCAGTGCGCTCCTCGCCGCCGTTCGTTCCGCACGGGCCGCCAACGCCTGCCGGGACCAGCCAACGCACGGCTGA
- a CDS encoding dual specificity protein phosphatase family protein: MTLTRWGRPELAIILPNLLVGEYPAVEDADWLRTAHHVTAVFSLQDDFDLASKGLDLHELEQTYRGHGLEFHRVPVPDCDAETFAGLLDQIVTLLGDLLRRGNRVYLHCNAGMNRAPTVAIAYLHAEHGLTLDAARDLVKNRRHCVPYMQLLQVRYGTR, translated from the coding sequence ATGACCCTGACACGTTGGGGACGTCCGGAACTCGCCATCATCCTTCCGAACCTCCTGGTCGGCGAATACCCGGCTGTGGAGGACGCGGACTGGCTGCGCACTGCGCATCACGTCACCGCCGTGTTCAGCCTCCAGGATGACTTCGACCTGGCCTCCAAAGGGCTGGACTTGCACGAACTCGAACAAACTTATCGCGGGCACGGCCTGGAGTTCCATCGCGTGCCGGTGCCCGATTGCGACGCGGAAACCTTTGCCGGGCTCCTCGATCAGATCGTCACCCTGCTCGGCGACCTCTTGCGCCGCGGCAACCGTGTGTACCTGCACTGCAACGCGGGAATGAACCGTGCCCCAACCGTCGCCATCGCCTACCTGCACGCAGAGCACGGCTTGACGCTGGATGCGGCGCGCGATCTGGTCAAGAACCGCCGCCACTGCGTGCCCTACATGCAGCTTCTGCAGGTACGCTATGGCACCCGGTAG
- a CDS encoding sulfurtransferase TusA family protein gives MSLDLRGIRCPLSWAKAKLHLEEQPPGAEVELLLDDPKGARDIPRAAEAEGYAVIDVEQRSAEWRIVIHK, from the coding sequence ATGTCTCTTGATCTTCGCGGCATCCGCTGCCCGCTGAGCTGGGCCAAAGCGAAACTGCACCTCGAAGAGCAGCCGCCGGGTGCCGAGGTCGAATTGCTTCTCGATGACCCCAAAGGGGCACGTGACATCCCGCGCGCCGCCGAGGCGGAGGGCTACGCCGTCATCGATGTGGAACAGCGCTCGGCAGAGTGGCGCATCGTGATCCACAAATGA
- a CDS encoding ATP-dependent helicase, protein MQSDSDKYVLRRGAPVRREEHFRINYREELNAAQFEAVVTTEGPILVVAGAGTGKTRTLVFRVARLVEMGIDPANILLLTFTRKASAEMLRRASALLDGRCDRVGGGTFHSFANTVLRRYGSVLGLNANFTILDRTDSEDVINLLRAGLGFDKKEKRFPRKQAIGEMFSMAINKSVPLPQLLEEQYGHLVDHLPDLLELQARYVAYKSERHLLNYDDLLTKLRDVLSLHADVRQRLSQRYRYVMVDEYQDTNALQAEIVRLLAAEHDNVMAVGDDAQSIYSFRGANFRNIMDFPKLFPDTRVIALEQNYRSTQPILDLTNAIIARAQERYTKNLFTSKGSGPSPVLVAAENEQFQSRFICQRILELREEGVPLNEMAVLFRSSFHSFDLEIELSRHDIPFVKRGGFRFIETAHVKDVLAHLRIMANPGDAVSWHRVLLLLEGVGPRTSEEIIRWIASEGEPRARLETFPRRTLATDLRALANLVGRLRDLRSGPGEQVDEVLRYYEPILKRVHREDYPKRRKDLEHFATIAARYSELETLLTDMALEPPSDSVADVLAVDPDEGLLTLSTIHSAKGLEWHSVFVIWAAEGKFPSEYNLHDEEEVEEERRLMYVATTRAKEQLYITYPISIYDRGVGFVMGKPSRFIEDLPHELLRPVTLVEEADWEG, encoded by the coding sequence GTGCAATCTGACTCCGACAAGTACGTTCTGCGCCGCGGCGCGCCGGTGCGGCGGGAAGAACACTTTCGCATCAATTACCGCGAGGAGCTGAATGCCGCGCAGTTCGAGGCGGTGGTCACGACCGAAGGCCCGATTCTGGTGGTCGCCGGTGCCGGGACAGGCAAGACCCGGACATTGGTCTTCCGCGTGGCGCGGCTGGTGGAGATGGGAATCGATCCAGCCAACATCTTGCTGCTCACCTTCACGCGCAAGGCGTCTGCCGAGATGCTCAGGCGCGCCAGCGCGTTGTTGGATGGCCGTTGCGATCGGGTCGGAGGCGGCACGTTCCATTCGTTCGCCAACACGGTCCTCCGCCGCTACGGCAGCGTGCTGGGCTTGAACGCCAACTTCACCATCCTCGACCGGACGGACAGCGAGGACGTCATCAACCTCCTGAGAGCAGGCCTCGGCTTTGACAAGAAGGAGAAGCGCTTCCCGCGCAAGCAGGCGATCGGGGAGATGTTCAGCATGGCCATCAACAAATCGGTGCCGTTACCACAGCTCTTGGAGGAGCAGTACGGCCACCTGGTGGACCATCTGCCGGACTTGCTGGAGTTGCAGGCTCGCTACGTGGCGTACAAGAGCGAGCGGCACCTGCTGAACTACGATGATCTGCTGACGAAACTGCGGGACGTCCTGAGCCTGCACGCAGACGTGCGCCAACGCCTGTCGCAGCGCTACCGCTACGTCATGGTGGATGAATATCAGGACACCAATGCCTTGCAGGCCGAGATCGTGCGGCTCCTGGCGGCAGAGCATGACAACGTCATGGCGGTCGGGGACGACGCCCAGAGCATCTACTCGTTTCGCGGGGCCAACTTCCGCAACATCATGGACTTCCCGAAGCTCTTCCCCGATACGCGCGTCATTGCCCTGGAACAAAACTACCGCAGCACGCAACCGATCCTCGATCTCACCAACGCCATCATCGCTCGGGCGCAGGAGCGCTACACCAAGAACCTGTTCACTTCGAAAGGGAGCGGCCCGTCGCCCGTCCTGGTCGCGGCGGAGAACGAGCAATTTCAATCCCGTTTCATCTGCCAGCGAATCCTGGAGCTACGCGAGGAAGGGGTGCCCCTGAACGAGATGGCGGTGTTGTTCCGGTCGAGCTTCCACTCGTTCGATCTGGAAATCGAGCTGTCCCGGCACGATATCCCGTTCGTCAAACGCGGCGGCTTCAGGTTCATCGAGACCGCCCATGTCAAGGATGTCTTGGCGCACCTGCGCATCATGGCGAATCCCGGCGATGCCGTCTCGTGGCACCGGGTGCTGCTGCTGCTCGAAGGCGTGGGGCCGCGCACCAGTGAAGAGATCATCCGGTGGATTGCGAGCGAAGGGGAGCCGCGCGCTCGGCTCGAGACCTTCCCGCGGCGCACGCTGGCGACCGACTTGCGGGCGCTGGCGAACCTCGTCGGCCGCTTGCGCGACCTCCGCTCCGGGCCCGGCGAACAGGTCGACGAAGTCCTGCGCTACTACGAGCCCATTCTCAAACGTGTCCACCGCGAAGACTATCCCAAGCGCCGCAAGGATCTGGAGCACTTTGCGACCATTGCCGCACGCTACAGCGAGCTGGAAACGCTGTTGACGGACATGGCCCTCGAGCCGCCCAGCGATAGCGTGGCTGACGTCTTGGCGGTGGATCCGGACGAGGGCCTGCTGACGCTGTCGACCATCCATTCCGCCAAAGGGCTGGAGTGGCACTCTGTGTTCGTCATTTGGGCCGCCGAGGGAAAGTTCCCATCCGAGTACAACCTGCACGACGAAGAGGAAGTGGAGGAGGAGCGCCGGCTGATGTACGTCGCCACCACACGCGCCAAGGAGCAACTGTACATCACGTATCCCATCAGCATCTACGATCGCGGTGTCGGGTTCGTCATGGGTAAGCCATCCCGCTTTATCGAAGATCTCCCGCACGAGCTGCTGCGACCCGTGACGCTGGTGGAGGAAGCGGATTGGGAGGGGTGA
- a CDS encoding glycosyltransferase yields the protein MKLTVIIPAFNERTTVTEIIRRVCAVPLDKEIIIVDDASTDGTPVELAKIGLAATGDRITRTTDANVTNELRLIIHRHNQGKGASVADGIAAATGDITIIQDADLEYDPAEYPTLIQPILDGKADVVYGSRFTGSPRRVLLFWHAVGNHFLTLLSNMFTNLNLTDMETCYKAFRTELAQSIPLRSRRFGIEPELTAKFARMRARIYEVPISYAGRSYLEGKKIGWRDGITAVWTIVKYAIIDDVNTQPGQKTLKRMAGLHRYNAWLWSKVAPYVGMRVLEVGSGIGNMTRFLSSREVVVATDIDPTYLAQLRNGFEHLPHVRVCQLDLAADQVSDDVGTGFDTVLCLNVLEHIEDDLVALRRIYDILAPQGRLVLIVPGLSSLFGEIDRAIGHHRRYERRELHRKLEATGFIVEHLSAFNIIGALGWYVNARLLRRRTVPGLQARINDLLVPVLRLEDHINCPVGLSLLAVGRRPG from the coding sequence GTGAAGCTAACCGTCATCATTCCCGCGTTCAACGAACGCACCACCGTCACCGAGATCATCCGGCGTGTGTGCGCGGTGCCGCTGGACAAGGAAATCATCATCGTCGACGATGCCTCCACCGACGGAACGCCGGTAGAGCTTGCCAAGATCGGCTTGGCAGCCACCGGCGATCGGATCACTCGAACGACCGATGCCAACGTCACGAACGAGCTGCGGTTGATCATCCATCGGCACAACCAGGGGAAAGGCGCCTCGGTTGCGGATGGCATCGCCGCGGCCACCGGTGACATCACCATCATTCAGGATGCCGACCTCGAGTACGATCCCGCAGAGTATCCTACGCTGATCCAGCCCATTCTCGATGGCAAGGCCGATGTCGTCTACGGTTCACGCTTCACCGGATCGCCCCGCCGAGTCCTGCTCTTCTGGCACGCCGTCGGCAACCACTTCCTCACCCTCTTGTCCAACATGTTCACCAATCTCAACCTGACGGACATGGAGACCTGCTACAAAGCATTCCGCACCGAATTGGCGCAGAGCATACCGCTACGCTCCCGCCGTTTCGGAATCGAGCCTGAACTGACCGCCAAGTTCGCGCGCATGCGCGCCCGCATCTACGAAGTACCGATCTCGTACGCCGGCCGCAGCTACCTCGAAGGCAAGAAAATCGGCTGGCGCGACGGTATCACGGCGGTGTGGACAATCGTGAAGTACGCCATCATTGATGACGTGAACACCCAGCCCGGTCAGAAGACCCTCAAGCGGATGGCCGGCTTGCACCGTTACAACGCGTGGCTGTGGAGCAAGGTGGCGCCGTACGTGGGCATGCGGGTGCTCGAAGTCGGGTCGGGCATCGGAAACATGACCCGGTTTTTATCCTCCCGCGAAGTCGTCGTTGCCACCGACATCGATCCCACCTATCTCGCCCAGCTGCGCAACGGCTTTGAACATCTTCCGCACGTCCGTGTCTGCCAGCTCGATTTGGCCGCGGACCAGGTTTCCGATGACGTGGGCACGGGCTTCGACACGGTCCTGTGCCTCAACGTGCTGGAACATATCGAGGACGATCTGGTCGCGTTACGCCGGATTTACGATATCCTCGCACCGCAGGGCCGGCTGGTGCTGATCGTCCCGGGTCTCAGCAGCCTCTTTGGCGAAATCGACCGCGCCATCGGGCATCATCGCCGCTACGAACGCAGAGAGCTTCACCGCAAACTCGAAGCGACGGGCTTCATCGTCGAACACCTGTCCGCCTTCAACATCATCGGCGCACTTGGCTGGTACGTCAACGCGCGCCTTCTCCGCCGCCGCACAGTCCCCGGCCTCCAAGCACGCATCAATGACCTGCTGGTACCCGTGCTCCGGCTGGAAGATCACATCAATTGTCCCGTCGGGCTCTCGTTGCTGGCAGTCGGTCGGCGCCCCGGCTAG